In the genome of Rhodamnia argentea isolate NSW1041297 chromosome 3, ASM2092103v1, whole genome shotgun sequence, one region contains:
- the LOC115756623 gene encoding disease resistance protein RPV1-like isoform X1 — translation MRQEGTNYPGSRSRRYMHVTDLEEFNKKEGKEEVEALCFDLKTLRPHIFEETDFKSMPKIRFLKLDHASMTGNFANVFPKLRWLRWHGCPRDFEATEFSPTELVILDLSWSKVTDDWGGWRLMKMEQLKVLNLTGCTDLLISPKFSSFPNLERLILERCSRLVYLDPSVGDLKKLLCLNLKSCTELNRLPAELGRLEALKELLIDGTSVEEIPLKGYSKELETLSASNCLSLSLPDGVGELAKLRRLSLRNCRWIRKLPESISQRGSPLEELDISGTGISELPDSFGNLKRLRVLKMDYCFIREFPSSIWRLQSLEEIHAASCRNLKGGIPGGIGNLENLRILRLRNSAISSLPPEIKHLSKLETLDVLHCDKLSELPELPSGLAIFHRSPKLKEKVSNP, via the exons GGAAAAGAAGAGGTGGAAGCCCTTTGCTTTGACTTAAAAACTCTTCGTCCCCATATATTTGAGGAAACCGATTTCAAGAGCATGCCGAAAATTAGGTTCTTGAAGTTGGATCATGCGAGTATGACTGGAAATTTTGCAAATGTATTTCCAAAGTTGAGGTGGCTTCGTTGGCATGGTTGCCCGAGGGATTTCGAAGCAACAGAATTTAGTCCGACAGAACTGGTCATTCTGGATCTTTCATGGAGCAAGGTCACCGATGATTGGGGAGGTTGGAGGTTGATGAAG ATGGAGCAATTGAAAGTCTTGAACCTCACCGGTTGCACTGACTTACTGATAAGTCCGAAATTTTCTAGCTTCCCGAAtttggagagattgattctagAGCGATGCTCTCGGTTGGTCTATTTAGATCCTTCAGTCGGTGATCTCAAAAAATTGCTTTGCCTGAATCTGAAGTCCTGTACTGAACTCAACCGGTTGCCTGCCGAACTGGGTCGCCTGGAAGCTTTGAAGGAGCTCCTCATTGACGGGACTTCTGTGGAAGAAATTCCCTTGAAAGGTTATTCAAAGGAACTCGAAACTCTTTCTGCCTCCAATTGCTTGTCATTGAGTCTCCCCGATGGAGTTGGAGAGCTGGCGAAACTCCGGCGCTTGTCTTTGAGGAATTGTCGTTGGATACGAAAACTTCCAGAGTCCATTAGCCAACGGGGAAGCCCTTTAGAGGAGCTGGATATTTCGGGAACAGGCATTTCTGAATTGCCAGATTCCTTTGGTAATTTGAAGAGGTTGAGAGTGTTAAAGATGGACTATTGCTTCATAAGAGAATTTCCTAGCTCTATTTGGCGTCTACAGAGCCTTGAAGAAATACATGCTGCCTCGTGTAGGAATTTAAAAGGGGGGATTCCTGGAGGCATTGGGAATCTAGAAAATCTGAGAATCTTGAGGCTGAGAAATTCTGCTATTTCCAGCCTACCTCCTGAAATCAAGCATCTTTCCAAGCTGGAGACTCTGGATGTACTTCACTGTGACAAGCTTTCCGAGTTGCCAGAACTTCCCTCTGGTTTGGCTATCTTCCATCGGAGTCCAAAATTGAAGGAGAAGGTGTCTAATCCTTAG